In Nocardia yunnanensis, one DNA window encodes the following:
- the uraD gene encoding 2-oxo-4-hydroxy-4-carboxy-5-ureidoimidazoline decarboxylase, which translates to MSSRLEWLGSLSLEDAETQLLTCNASRSWARKMVANRPYADESSLIAAAVTGVTELSWADIEEALAAHPRIGERTAATHQSEQEAKWSAEEQSGATDADAVIKADLAAGNVAYEKRFGHVFLIRAAGRSAAEMLSELQIRLGNTVADEQLVVRRELADITGLRVRKLLAD; encoded by the coding sequence ATGTCGAGTCGCCTGGAATGGCTCGGTTCGCTGTCCCTGGAAGACGCGGAGACGCAGTTGCTCACCTGCAACGCGTCCCGATCCTGGGCCCGCAAGATGGTCGCGAACCGGCCGTACGCCGACGAGTCGAGTCTGATCGCCGCCGCGGTGACCGGGGTCACCGAGCTGTCGTGGGCCGATATCGAGGAGGCCCTCGCGGCGCATCCCCGCATCGGCGAGCGCACCGCCGCCACCCATCAGTCCGAGCAAGAGGCCAAGTGGTCGGCCGAGGAGCAGTCCGGCGCGACCGACGCCGATGCCGTCATCAAGGCCGATCTGGCCGCCGGTAACGTGGCATACGAGAAGCGGTTCGGCCATGTCTTCCTGATTCGCGCGGCGGGGCGCAGCGCCGCCGAGATGCTGTCCGAACTCCAGATCCGCCTGGGCAACACCGTCGCCGACGAGCAGCTCGTCGTCCGGCGCGAACTGGCCGACATCACCGGCCTGCGCGTGCGGAAACTGCTGGCGGACTGA
- a CDS encoding 8-oxoguanine deaminase: MAKLVIENAYLAPVVGAEIPNGHLVVGDDGRIEALGAGPAPTVVGAERLSGTGCLVTPGLVNTHHHLYQWATQGLFQDATLFEWLTGLYRLWATMDAEIVHGAAQAGLGWLALTGTTTSTDHHYLFPKGRGDLFEAEVRAAREIGLRFHPCRGSMDRGQSQGGLPPDEVVEDRDAILASTEEIIRTYHDPSFDSMLRVAVAPCSPFSVSEGLMVESAALARTHGVRLHTHLAETLDEEEHCIEQMGCTPVEYMEKLGWLGDDVWFAHAVHLHDKDIAAFAKTGTGSAHCPTSNARLGAGIARVTDLIAAGAPVGLGVDGAASAELTSMAGEMRQALLFQRAVHGPRALTARQALEVATLGGARNLGRHNEIGSLEVGKLADIAVWRVDGFRAALEDPVCALVFGPQPPLARLLVGGDTVVANDELQTMPQDAVARAGADARSRIMRQENR, translated from the coding sequence GTGGCAAAGCTGGTCATCGAAAACGCTTATCTCGCACCGGTTGTCGGCGCCGAGATCCCCAACGGTCATCTGGTCGTCGGTGACGACGGCCGCATCGAAGCTCTCGGCGCGGGACCGGCGCCGACGGTGGTGGGCGCTGAACGCCTCTCCGGCACCGGCTGCCTGGTGACCCCGGGCCTGGTGAACACCCACCACCACCTCTACCAATGGGCCACCCAGGGGCTGTTCCAGGACGCGACCCTGTTCGAGTGGTTGACCGGGCTGTATCGGCTGTGGGCGACCATGGACGCCGAGATCGTGCACGGCGCCGCGCAGGCGGGTCTGGGCTGGCTGGCGCTGACCGGCACCACCACCTCCACCGATCACCACTACCTGTTTCCCAAGGGGCGCGGCGATCTGTTCGAGGCCGAGGTGCGCGCGGCGCGTGAGATCGGGCTGCGCTTCCACCCGTGCCGCGGTTCCATGGACCGCGGCCAGTCCCAGGGCGGGCTGCCGCCGGACGAGGTGGTGGAGGACCGCGACGCGATCCTCGCCAGCACCGAGGAGATCATCCGCACCTATCACGACCCGTCGTTCGACTCCATGCTGCGCGTGGCCGTCGCCCCCTGTTCGCCGTTCTCGGTGTCGGAGGGGCTGATGGTGGAATCCGCCGCGCTGGCTCGTACGCACGGGGTTCGCCTGCACACCCACCTCGCCGAGACCCTCGACGAGGAGGAGCACTGCATCGAGCAGATGGGTTGCACGCCGGTCGAATACATGGAGAAGCTGGGCTGGCTCGGCGACGACGTGTGGTTCGCGCACGCGGTGCACCTGCACGACAAGGACATCGCGGCCTTCGCCAAGACCGGCACGGGTTCGGCGCACTGCCCGACCTCGAACGCCCGGCTGGGCGCGGGGATCGCGCGGGTGACCGATCTGATCGCGGCGGGAGCGCCCGTCGGCCTCGGGGTCGACGGCGCGGCCTCGGCGGAACTGACCTCCATGGCCGGCGAGATGCGCCAGGCGCTGCTGTTCCAGCGCGCCGTGCACGGCCCGCGCGCCCTGACCGCGCGCCAGGCCCTCGAGGTCGCCACCCTGGGTGGCGCTCGAAACCTGGGGCGGCACAACGAGATCGGTTCGCTCGAGGTCGGCAAACTGGCCGACATCGCGGTCTGGCGGGTGGACGGCTTCCGGGCCGCGCTCGAGGATCCGGTATGCGCCTTGGTGTTCGGCCCGCAGCCGCCACTGGCTCGCCTGCTCGTCGGTGGCGACACCGTGGTGGCCAACGATGAACTCCAGACCATGCCGCAGGATGCGGTCGCGCGCGCAGGCGCCGATGCCCGCAGCCGAATCATGCGACAGGAGAACCGATGA
- a CDS encoding NCS2 family permease encodes MTQTQSPITTTETRVSPLDKVFRFTERKTSLSREIRGGITTFVAMAYVILLVPLILGGVTDAHGDKLSIAQLTTTTAFSAGLTTVLMGVVGNVPLALAAGLGLVPVVAFQAAPHMTWPQAMGLVVLMGIVIVILAATGLRTMIINAIPLAMKNAIGVGIGMFIAMIGLASSGVVGKGSGTPVTMGVDGHLSGWPTVIFAVGLLLMLALFIRKVPGAILISIAIATVLAIVVNSIAKIDPKQWGTVVPEKPKSLFAAPDFGLLGHIDLFGGFATAGAMTATVVLFTLVLTGFFDAMGTVFGVCDEAGLVDETGQVPGMGKILTTDGVAQIIGGLSGGAGSTVYVESATGVGEGARTGLASVVTGGLFCAAVFFTPIAAVVPIQAASPALVLVGALMMTQARKIDWNDLEVAIPAFITIVLMPFTYSITNGVGAGLIAFTVIKLARGKFREIHWLVALVSVVFVAYFGINGIEMALGG; translated from the coding sequence ATGACCCAGACTCAGTCTCCGATCACCACGACGGAAACGCGAGTATCCCCGCTCGACAAGGTGTTCCGGTTCACCGAGCGCAAGACCAGCCTATCCCGTGAAATCCGCGGCGGCATCACGACTTTCGTCGCTATGGCGTATGTCATATTGCTGGTGCCGCTGATTCTCGGCGGCGTCACCGACGCGCACGGCGACAAGCTGAGCATCGCTCAGCTGACCACCACGACCGCCTTCTCCGCCGGTCTGACGACCGTCCTGATGGGCGTCGTCGGCAATGTGCCCCTCGCATTGGCCGCCGGCCTCGGTCTGGTCCCCGTCGTCGCCTTCCAGGCCGCGCCGCACATGACCTGGCCGCAGGCCATGGGCCTGGTGGTGCTGATGGGCATCGTGATCGTGATCCTGGCCGCGACCGGCCTGCGGACCATGATCATCAACGCCATTCCGCTGGCCATGAAGAACGCCATCGGCGTCGGCATCGGCATGTTCATCGCCATGATCGGCCTGGCCTCCTCCGGGGTGGTCGGCAAGGGTTCCGGCACGCCGGTGACCATGGGCGTGGACGGGCATCTGTCCGGTTGGCCCACCGTCATTTTCGCGGTCGGCCTGCTGCTCATGCTGGCGCTGTTCATCCGCAAGGTGCCGGGCGCGATCCTGATCAGCATCGCCATCGCCACCGTGCTGGCCATCGTGGTCAACTCCATCGCGAAGATCGACCCCAAGCAGTGGGGCACCGTCGTGCCCGAGAAGCCCAAGTCGCTGTTCGCCGCACCGGATTTCGGGCTGCTCGGCCACATCGACCTGTTCGGCGGGTTCGCCACCGCGGGCGCGATGACCGCCACCGTGGTGCTGTTCACCCTGGTGCTGACCGGCTTCTTCGATGCCATGGGAACGGTTTTCGGCGTCTGTGACGAGGCCGGCCTGGTGGACGAGACCGGTCAGGTGCCCGGCATGGGCAAGATCCTGACCACCGACGGTGTCGCCCAGATCATCGGCGGCCTGTCCGGCGGTGCGGGTTCCACGGTGTACGTCGAGTCCGCGACGGGTGTCGGTGAGGGTGCTCGTACCGGTCTGGCCAGCGTGGTCACCGGCGGACTGTTCTGCGCCGCGGTGTTTTTCACCCCGATCGCGGCCGTGGTGCCGATTCAGGCCGCCTCACCCGCCCTGGTGCTGGTCGGCGCGCTGATGATGACCCAGGCCCGCAAGATCGACTGGAACGATCTCGAGGTCGCCATCCCGGCGTTCATCACGATCGTGCTCATGCCCTTCACCTACTCGATCACCAACGGTGTCGGCGCCGGTCTGATCGCCTTCACCGTGATCAAGCTCGCGCGCGGCAAGTTCCGTGAGATCCATTGGCTGGTGGCCCTGGTCAGCGTGGTGTTCGTCGCCTACTTCGGCATCAACGGCATCGAAATGGCGCTGGGAGGCTAG
- a CDS encoding XdhC family protein: MREVAAQLLEWHEAGKDYALASVIGSGGSAPRPIGAAMAVDAEGTVIGSVSGGWVEGAVQELCRESLATGQVMRESFGYSDSDASAIGSTCGGTIQVFVQSVTEANRDAVDKVLRAEGEAVALVRDLDSGATMALGTWWTAGAEFDEQVVAQAQGMLDSGQTAVRTLGCEGSQVTVLVESHVPPPRMIVFGAIDFAAAVARIGTFLGYHVTVCDARAVFATRARFPEADEVVVEWPHLYLARTRVDARTALCVLTHDAKIDVPLLEVALRLPVAYVGAMGSRRTHEDRLQRLRAVGMTTAELARLKSPIGLDLGGHTPAETAVSLAAEIVAVRRGGTGVPLATYGGPIHRDAIVVPEVTVPDSPDALHLLESLLTD, translated from the coding sequence ATGCGCGAGGTCGCGGCACAGCTGCTCGAATGGCACGAGGCGGGTAAGGATTACGCGCTCGCCTCGGTCATCGGGAGCGGTGGCTCCGCACCCCGTCCGATCGGCGCGGCCATGGCCGTGGATGCCGAGGGCACCGTCATCGGGAGCGTTTCCGGTGGCTGGGTGGAGGGCGCGGTCCAGGAGTTGTGCCGCGAGTCGCTGGCTACCGGGCAGGTCATGCGAGAAAGCTTCGGCTACAGCGATTCCGACGCCTCCGCGATCGGATCGACCTGCGGCGGAACGATTCAGGTGTTCGTCCAGTCGGTGACCGAGGCCAACCGCGACGCGGTGGACAAGGTCCTGCGAGCTGAGGGGGAGGCCGTCGCACTCGTGCGCGACCTCGACAGCGGCGCCACCATGGCGCTGGGCACCTGGTGGACCGCCGGAGCCGAATTCGACGAGCAGGTCGTGGCGCAAGCCCAGGGCATGCTCGACAGCGGCCAGACCGCGGTACGGACGCTCGGCTGTGAGGGCAGCCAGGTGACCGTGCTCGTGGAATCGCATGTGCCGCCGCCGCGGATGATCGTCTTCGGGGCGATCGACTTCGCGGCCGCGGTGGCCCGGATCGGCACGTTCCTCGGCTACCACGTCACCGTGTGCGACGCGCGGGCGGTCTTCGCCACCCGCGCCCGCTTCCCGGAGGCCGACGAGGTGGTCGTGGAATGGCCGCACCTGTATTTGGCGCGAACCCGGGTCGATGCCCGGACCGCGCTGTGTGTACTCACTCACGACGCCAAAATCGATGTGCCGCTACTGGAGGTGGCGCTTCGCCTGCCGGTGGCGTACGTGGGTGCGATGGGCTCCCGGCGCACGCACGAGGATCGTCTCCAGCGACTTCGTGCGGTCGGGATGACGACGGCCGAACTGGCGCGGCTGAAGTCGCCCATCGGACTCGATCTGGGCGGGCATACCCCGGCGGAGACGGCCGTCTCCCTCGCCGCCGAGATCGTCGCGGTCCGCCGTGGGGGAACCGGGGTACCCCTGGCGACCTACGGCGGACCCATTCACCGCGACGCGATCGTGGTGCCAGAGGTGACCGTCCCGGATTCCCCGGACGCGCTGCACCTGCTCGAATCCCTGCTCACCGACTGA
- a CDS encoding allophanate hydrolase-related protein, which produces MPLIFLNGGAMRGGPLNYLLEGAPFAGEAKTAPQYRFYSVDDRFPGLHPVAYGGAPIAGELFDVPMDVLRNRLLPSKSPDLELGVIALEDNRSVLAMMLRRPALASPELVDITDFGSWHSYREDIAG; this is translated from the coding sequence ATGCCTTTGATCTTCCTGAACGGGGGTGCCATGCGCGGCGGTCCCCTGAACTACCTGCTCGAGGGCGCACCGTTCGCCGGGGAGGCCAAGACCGCGCCGCAGTACCGGTTCTATTCGGTCGACGACCGATTCCCCGGCCTGCACCCGGTGGCCTACGGCGGCGCGCCCATCGCCGGCGAACTGTTCGACGTGCCCATGGACGTGCTGCGCAACCGGCTGCTGCCATCCAAGTCACCGGACCTGGAACTGGGTGTGATTGCCTTGGAGGACAATCGTTCCGTGCTGGCCATGATGTTGCGCCGCCCGGCGCTCGCCTCGCCGGAACTGGTCGACATCACCGATTTCGGCAGCTGGCACAGTTACCGGGAGGACATCGCCGGATGA
- a CDS encoding hydroxypyruvate isomerase family protein, translated as MRYTAAGAPRKFDVHCSILFTDLPLLERPAAAAAAGFEAVEFWWPFGENPVPGDKEVDAFVSAIADSGVRLIGLNFIDLVPAGKGLASIPGREREFRDNIDVTVGIAERLGCRSLNALYGNRIPGADPAAQDALALENLALAAAAAARIDAQVVLEALNSIESPDYPITSAARAVEVIDAVGAPNLRFLCDLYHLARMGADLHGVIAEFAPYIGHVQIADAPERSRPGTGTLDFASLFAALDAVGYDGWIGLEYKDPEHDWSWMR; from the coding sequence ATGAGGTACACCGCCGCGGGCGCGCCGCGGAAGTTCGACGTGCACTGCTCGATCCTGTTCACCGACCTGCCGCTGCTGGAACGGCCGGCGGCGGCCGCGGCGGCGGGGTTCGAGGCGGTCGAATTCTGGTGGCCCTTCGGCGAGAACCCGGTGCCCGGGGACAAGGAGGTCGACGCGTTCGTGTCCGCGATCGCCGATTCCGGGGTGCGGCTGATCGGGTTGAACTTCATCGATCTGGTGCCGGCCGGTAAGGGCTTGGCCTCCATTCCGGGACGGGAACGCGAGTTCCGGGACAATATCGACGTCACGGTGGGGATTGCGGAGCGGCTGGGATGCCGCTCCTTGAATGCGTTGTACGGCAATCGGATTCCCGGTGCGGATCCGGCCGCGCAGGACGCGCTGGCGCTCGAGAACCTGGCGCTGGCCGCCGCGGCCGCCGCGCGCATCGACGCGCAGGTGGTGCTGGAGGCGCTCAATTCCATCGAATCGCCGGACTATCCGATCACCTCGGCCGCACGGGCCGTCGAGGTGATCGACGCGGTCGGCGCACCCAATCTCCGATTCCTCTGCGACCTTTACCATCTCGCCCGCATGGGTGCGGACCTGCACGGCGTGATCGCCGAATTCGCCCCCTACATCGGGCATGTGCAGATCGCCGATGCGCCCGAGCGCAGCCGTCCCGGTACCGGCACGCTCGATTTCGCAAGCCTGTTCGCCGCACTCGACGCCGTCGGTTACGACGGCTGGATCGGCCTGGAATACAAGGACCCCGAACACGATTGGAGTTGGATGCGGTGA
- a CDS encoding NAD(P)-dependent oxidoreductase — protein MSTIGFIGLGIMGGPMAGHLVAAGHEVTGYNRSAAAVEKLVAAGGIGAGSVAEAVDGKDIVITMLPQDEQVREVFTEIVRHAKTGALYIDFSSVTPQTAEWTATEGAKRGLRVLDAPVSGGEPGAVNAALSIMVGGSDADFQAAEPIFAAVGKTYELVGPNGSGQVVKAANQLIVGGTYALVAEAIVLMESLGADAAKGLDVLAGGLAGSKILELKRKTMLERDFQPGFRIDLHHKDMGIVTQAAREAEVTIPMGALTAQLIAAARAMGHGSLDHSALLLVAEALSGKTAPTPTDEADA, from the coding sequence GTGAGCACCATCGGATTCATCGGTCTCGGCATCATGGGCGGCCCGATGGCCGGGCACCTGGTCGCCGCGGGCCACGAGGTGACCGGTTACAACCGGTCGGCGGCCGCGGTGGAGAAGCTGGTGGCCGCCGGCGGGATCGGCGCCGGAAGCGTGGCCGAGGCCGTCGACGGCAAGGACATCGTGATCACGATGCTGCCGCAGGACGAGCAGGTGCGCGAGGTGTTCACCGAGATCGTCCGGCACGCGAAAACCGGTGCGCTCTACATCGATTTCTCCAGCGTCACCCCGCAGACGGCGGAGTGGACGGCTACCGAAGGCGCGAAGCGTGGCCTGCGGGTGCTGGACGCGCCGGTCAGCGGCGGTGAGCCGGGTGCGGTGAACGCGGCGCTGTCGATCATGGTGGGTGGGTCCGACGCGGATTTCCAGGCGGCCGAACCGATCTTCGCCGCTGTCGGCAAAACATACGAACTGGTTGGGCCCAACGGGTCGGGGCAGGTCGTGAAGGCCGCCAACCAGCTGATCGTCGGCGGCACGTACGCGCTCGTCGCCGAAGCCATCGTGCTCATGGAGAGTCTCGGCGCGGACGCCGCCAAGGGCCTCGACGTCCTCGCGGGCGGCCTGGCGGGCAGCAAGATCCTCGAACTCAAGCGAAAGACCATGCTGGAGCGCGACTTCCAGCCCGGCTTCCGCATCGACCTGCACCACAAGGACATGGGCATCGTCACCCAGGCCGCCCGCGAGGCCGAGGTCACCATCCCCATGGGCGCACTCACCGCCCAGCTCATCGCCGCCGCCCGCGCCATGGGCCACGGCTCCCTCGACCACTCGGCCCTGCTGCTCGTCGCCGAAGCCCTCTCCGGCAAAACCGCCCCCACGCCGACCGACGAGGCCGACGCGTGA
- a CDS encoding regulator yields the protein MTIDKRIQDLTTQAADADLMNGFLAGQLVRTNGPTDDSELPTPDAAEVESARMVPTTVRFSAAQREKLEKLAKARKTDVSSLLRDWVDHQLEASEHPERKLITLEEAVEALRNLPHSA from the coding sequence ATGACCATCGATAAACGCATTCAGGACCTGACCACCCAGGCGGCCGATGCTGACCTCATGAACGGATTCCTGGCTGGGCAGCTCGTTCGGACCAATGGGCCGACAGATGACTCGGAGTTGCCGACGCCCGACGCCGCCGAGGTCGAGTCAGCACGGATGGTGCCTACGACGGTCCGTTTCTCTGCCGCGCAACGGGAAAAGCTCGAAAAGCTCGCCAAAGCTCGTAAAACCGATGTTTCCAGCCTGCTGCGGGATTGGGTCGACCATCAACTAGAGGCCTCCGAACATCCGGAGCGGAAACTGATCACCCTCGAGGAAGCGGTCGAAGCGCTGCGGAACCTTCCGCATTCCGCCTGA
- a CDS encoding flavin monoamine oxidase family protein yields the protein MAVITRDVVIVGAGPSGLTAAAELHRAGLSVTVLEARDRVGGRTWTGDIDGAMIEIGGQWLSPHHTAALALVEELGLRTFSRYREGESVYLAADGTRQQFIGDAFPAPAETAAEIDRLLALLDGLAAEVGAEEPWAHPRAAELDSIPFSIWLEGQSDNEYARETVSFFVAGAMLTKPAHTFSTLQALHMAAAQGSYTSLATDTFMLDKRVIGGMQQVSQRLAASLGADVHLNAPVRKIRWSDTGVTVFADGDLEVHADRVVLAVPPNLYAGISFDPPLPRRRHQMHQHMSFGFVVKVHAVYETPFWRAKGLSGTGFSDTDLVSEVYDNTNHGVDNGAMVGFIAHTQADAYFAMTPAERKQAALDCLVRYLGPEAADPVVFYESDWGSEEWTRGAYGVSFDLGGLTRYGHDHRDPVGPLHFSCSDLAGHGFQHVDGAIRMGQRTAAAILATRALV from the coding sequence GTGGCTGTCATCACTCGTGACGTCGTGATCGTCGGGGCCGGACCGTCCGGTCTGACCGCCGCCGCCGAACTGCACAGGGCCGGCCTGTCGGTGACCGTGCTCGAGGCCCGGGACCGGGTCGGCGGCCGCACCTGGACCGGCGATATCGACGGCGCCATGATCGAGATCGGCGGCCAGTGGCTCTCGCCGCATCACACCGCCGCGCTGGCGCTGGTCGAGGAGCTCGGGTTGCGGACCTTCTCCCGCTACCGCGAGGGCGAATCGGTGTATCTGGCCGCCGACGGCACCCGGCAGCAATTCATCGGCGACGCCTTCCCCGCCCCGGCCGAGACCGCCGCCGAGATCGACCGGCTGCTCGCCCTGCTCGACGGGCTGGCCGCGGAGGTCGGCGCAGAGGAGCCGTGGGCGCATCCGCGAGCGGCCGAACTGGATTCGATCCCGTTCAGCATCTGGCTCGAGGGCCAGTCCGACAACGAGTACGCCCGCGAGACGGTGTCGTTCTTCGTCGCCGGCGCCATGCTGACCAAGCCCGCCCACACCTTCTCCACCCTGCAGGCGCTGCACATGGCCGCCGCGCAGGGCTCCTACACCTCGCTGGCCACCGACACCTTCATGCTCGACAAGCGCGTCATTGGTGGCATGCAACAGGTTTCGCAGCGCCTGGCCGCCTCGCTGGGCGCGGACGTGCACCTCAACGCCCCCGTGCGCAAGATCCGCTGGTCCGACACCGGCGTCACCGTCTTCGCCGACGGCGACCTCGAGGTGCACGCCGATCGCGTGGTGCTGGCCGTGCCGCCGAATCTATACGCGGGCATCAGCTTCGATCCCCCGCTGCCGCGCCGCCGCCACCAGATGCACCAGCACATGTCCTTCGGTTTCGTGGTCAAGGTGCACGCGGTCTACGAGACCCCGTTCTGGCGCGCGAAGGGCTTGTCCGGCACCGGTTTCAGCGACACCGATCTGGTCTCGGAGGTGTACGACAACACCAACCACGGCGTGGACAACGGCGCCATGGTCGGCTTCATCGCCCACACCCAAGCCGACGCCTACTTCGCCATGACCCCCGCCGAACGCAAACAAGCCGCCCTCGACTGCCTGGTCCGCTACCTCGGCCCCGAAGCCGCCGATCCCGTCGTCTTCTACGAATCCGACTGGGGCAGCGAGGAATGGACCCGAGGCGCCTACGGCGTCAGCTTCGACCTGGGCGGCCTCACCCGCTACGGCCACGACCACCGCGACCCCGTAGGCCCCCTCCACTTCTCCTGCTCCGACCTCGCCGGCCACGGCTTCCAACACGTAGACGGCGCCATCCGCATGGGCCAACGCACCGCCGCCGCCATCCTCGCCACCCGCGCCCTGGTATAA
- a CDS encoding agmatine deiminase family protein codes for MTAAEWRMPAEHAPHRRTWMAFPPVGSEITATPEAVDEARAAWTAVAHAVAEFEPVTMVVDPADTADARRLLSSAIELVEAPLDDAWMRDIGPTFVHATDGSVAAVDWVFNGWGQQDWARWEHDSAIGRAVATAAGVPIVDSPLVNEGGGIQVDGAGTVILTETVQLDPYRNPGLTKADVEAELRRTIGIDTAIWLPRGLWRDSQRFGTRGHADIVAALPAPGVVLVHDQRDPEHPDHELSRELLEQFAAETTSAGTAFEVIPVPAPRTLRDEEGFVDYSYINHYVCNGAVILCGFDDPSDAEAADILLRVYPGRSIVTVDARPIFARGGGIHCITQNEPLPAR; via the coding sequence ATGACGGCCGCCGAGTGGCGCATGCCCGCCGAGCACGCGCCGCACCGACGCACCTGGATGGCGTTCCCGCCGGTGGGATCGGAGATCACCGCGACACCGGAAGCCGTCGACGAGGCGCGGGCCGCGTGGACCGCCGTCGCGCACGCCGTCGCCGAATTCGAACCGGTCACCATGGTCGTCGATCCCGCCGACACCGCCGATGCGCGGCGACTGCTGTCGAGTGCGATCGAGTTGGTGGAAGCGCCCCTGGACGACGCGTGGATGCGCGACATCGGGCCGACCTTCGTGCACGCGACCGACGGTTCCGTGGCCGCCGTGGACTGGGTGTTCAACGGCTGGGGACAACAGGATTGGGCCCGCTGGGAGCACGACTCGGCCATCGGGCGCGCCGTCGCCACCGCCGCCGGGGTGCCGATCGTCGACTCCCCGCTGGTGAACGAGGGCGGCGGCATCCAGGTCGACGGCGCGGGCACGGTGATCCTCACCGAGACCGTGCAACTGGACCCCTACCGCAACCCGGGGCTCACCAAGGCCGACGTCGAAGCCGAATTGCGCCGGACCATCGGCATCGACACCGCGATCTGGCTGCCGCGCGGGCTGTGGCGGGATTCGCAGCGCTTCGGCACCCGCGGGCACGCCGACATCGTGGCGGCGCTGCCGGCGCCGGGGGTGGTGCTGGTGCACGACCAGCGTGACCCCGAGCATCCCGATCACGAGCTCAGCCGCGAGTTGCTCGAGCAGTTCGCGGCCGAAACCACCTCCGCCGGAACCGCTTTCGAGGTCATCCCGGTCCCCGCGCCGCGCACGTTGCGCGACGAGGAGGGGTTCGTGGACTACAGCTACATCAACCACTACGTCTGCAACGGCGCGGTCATCCTGTGCGGCTTCGACGATCCGTCCGACGCCGAGGCCGCCGACATCCTGTTGCGGGTGTATCCCGGCCGCAGCATCGTGACCGTCGACGCCCGCCCGATCTTCGCGCGCGGCGGCGGCATCCACTGCATCACCCAGAACGAGCCGCTCCCGGCTCGCTGA
- a CDS encoding nitrilase-related carbon-nitrogen hydrolase: MNVITCFEPPVSHARVEAPVREPLRVALVQHRWQADAAALRAELNEGIAQAAELGAKAVFLPEVTFSKYPAFVRGGDNPCADAEDPDSGPTFTFAAEAAVEHGVFVHASLYERADQGDGLGFNTAILVSPKGELVGRTRKLHIPISAGYYEDTYFRAGPVTDEAYRPHSHPDLGDVRIGLPTCWDEWFPEVARMYSLAGADVIVYPTAIGSEPSFPAFDTQPLWQHVIVGNGITAGTFMIVPNRYGDEGEITFYGSSFISDPYGRILVQAPRDESAVLVADLDLDQRKDWLTLFPFLETRRPDTYGRLTAPVERDYPFGRA; the protein is encoded by the coding sequence ATGAACGTCATCACCTGTTTCGAGCCGCCCGTCTCGCACGCCCGCGTCGAGGCCCCCGTCCGTGAGCCGCTGCGGGTGGCGCTGGTCCAGCATCGCTGGCAGGCCGATGCCGCGGCCCTGCGCGCCGAACTGAACGAGGGCATCGCCCAGGCGGCCGAACTCGGCGCCAAGGCGGTCTTCCTGCCCGAGGTGACCTTCAGCAAGTACCCGGCCTTCGTGCGCGGCGGCGACAACCCCTGCGCCGACGCCGAGGATCCGGACTCGGGGCCGACCTTCACCTTCGCGGCCGAGGCGGCCGTCGAGCACGGCGTGTTCGTGCACGCCTCGCTCTACGAGCGCGCCGATCAGGGTGACGGGCTCGGGTTCAACACCGCGATCCTGGTGTCCCCCAAGGGCGAACTGGTCGGGCGCACCCGTAAGCTGCACATCCCGATCAGCGCCGGCTACTACGAGGACACCTACTTCCGGGCGGGCCCGGTGACCGACGAGGCGTACCGGCCGCACAGCCACCCGGATCTCGGTGATGTGCGCATCGGCCTGCCGACCTGCTGGGACGAATGGTTCCCCGAAGTCGCGCGCATGTACTCCCTCGCCGGGGCCGACGTGATCGTCTACCCGACCGCCATCGGCTCGGAGCCGTCGTTCCCCGCCTTCGACACCCAGCCGCTGTGGCAGCACGTGATCGTGGGCAACGGGATCACCGCCGGCACCTTCATGATCGTGCCCAACCGCTACGGCGACGAAGGCGAAATCACCTTCTACGGTTCGTCTTTCATCTCCGACCCGTACGGCCGCATCCTCGTGCAGGCGCCGCGCGACGAATCCGCGGTGCTGGTGGCGGATCTGGATCTGGATCAGCGCAAGGACTGGCTGACGCTGTTCCCGTTCCTCGAGACCCGCCGCCCCGACACCTACGGGCGACTGACCGCGCCGGTCGAGCGCGACTACCCCTTCGGGCGGGCCTGA